From Fusarium oxysporum f. sp. lycopersici 4287 chromosome 13, whole genome shotgun sequence, one genomic window encodes:
- a CDS encoding 1-pyrroline-5-carboxylate dehydrogenase (At least one base has a quality score < 10): MASSVRALTSKGRLTPLCRVRASTPAISLQKRGNATIVPFRLPAARNEPNPTYTKNSPERAKVEAALKKLRSQLPLKSEIIFNGVSQKIHANEDQVLPAEHATTFTNYPLASKEQVSAAIESALKAKKDWENTPFVDRAAIFQRAAELATTKYRYELIASTMLGQGKNVWQGEIDAAAELADFFRLAGHYAAEIMSKQPERGTDGIWTRIDYRPLEGFIYAVSPFNFSAIGGNLIAPAILGNVVLWKPSQYNIHPSTIIYKILQEAGLPKDVIQFVPGDAAEITETVLAHREFAGLNFVGSSEVFRSIYGKIGQGIAEKRYRDFPRVVGETSGKNFHLVHPSADINNVVNHTIRGAFEYQGQKCSATSRAYIPESKAKEFFSLIQQKMKDITQGSPDKDFEAFMGPVIHGRSFEKIKNIIDESNKDPQVKLIAGGKYDGSVGYFVKPTVYQVDSPDHRLFNEEIFGPVLAVYVYKDSDFTPMLKNIDENGGGLALTGAVFAQDRAALREAEDALRYSAGNFYLNCKTTAALIGQQSFGGARSSGTNDRAGSPDMLRRFVSPRLVKEEFFELEEFLYPSNTQ; the protein is encoded by the exons ATGGCTTCTTCGGTTCGTGCTTTGACATCAAAGGGTCGTTTGACTCCTCTCTGTCGAGTTCGTGCTTCTACGCCTGCTATTTCACTGCAGAAGCGAGGCAATGCTACGATTGTGCCTTTCAGACTACCCGCTGCTCGCAATGAGCCCAAC CCCACATACACAAAAAACTCGCCTGAGCGCGCAAAGGTAGAAGCAGCCCTCAAGAAACTCCGCTCTCAACTCCCCCTAAAGAGCGaaatcatcttcaacggCGTATCCCAAAAGATCCACGCCAACGAAGACCAAGTCCTCCCCGCAGAACACGCCACAACATTCACAAACTACCCCCTCGCTTCAAAGGAGCAAGTCAGCGCTGCTATCGAGTCCGCCCtcaaggcgaagaaggactGGGAAAACACGCCGTTCGTCGACCGTGCTGCGATTTTCCAGCGCGCCGCGGAACTTGCTACTACAAAGTATCGATATGAGCTTATTGCTTCGACGATGTTGGGGCAGGGAAAGAATGTTTGGCAGGGTGAGATTGATGCTGCGGCTGAGTTGGCTGACTTCTTCCGTCTGGCTGGCCATTACGCTGCTGAGATCATGAGCAAGCAGCCTGAGCGTGGAACAGATGGTATTTGGACACGCATCGACTACAGACCTCTTGAGGGCTTCATCTACGCTGTTTCGCCGTTCAACTTCTCTGCCATCGGTGGAAACTTGATCGCTCCCGCTATCCTCGGCAACGTTGTCCTCTGGAAGCCTTCGCAGTACAACATTCACCCCAGCACCATCATCTACAAGATCCTCCAGGAGGCTGGTCTTCCTAAGGATGTTATTCAGTTTGTCCCTGGCGACGCTGCCGAGATCACCGAGACTGTCCTTGCGCATCGTGAATTCGCTGGTCTTAACTTTGTCGGTTCTTCAGAGGTTTTCCGCTCAATCTATGGAAAGATTGGCCAGGGTATTGCTGAGAAGCGATACCGCGATTTCCCCCGCGTTGTTGGCGAGACCTCCGGAAAGAACTTCCATCTTGTTCATCCCTCCGCCGACATCAACAACGTCGTCAACCACACTATCCGAGGTGCCTTTGAGTACCAAGGTCAAAAGTGCTCTGCTACTTCTCGCGCCTACATCCCCGagtccaaggccaaggagttcttctctcttatccagcagaagatgaaggacatTACCCAAGGCAGCCCCGACAAGGATTTCGAGGCTTTTATGGGCCCTGTCATCCACGGTCGATCTttcgagaagatcaagaacatcattGATGAGAGCAACAAGGATCCTCAGGTCAAGCTCATCGCTGGTGGAAAGTATGATGGTTCGGTTGGATACTTTGTCAAGCCTACTGTTTACCAGGTTGACTCGCCTGATCATCGTCTCTTCAACGAGGAGATTTTCGGTCCTGTTCTTGCTGTCTACGTCTACAAGGACTCTGACTTCACTCCCATGCTCAAGAacattgatgagaatggcggTGGCCTTGCCTTGACTGGCGCCGTCTTTGCTCAAGACCGTGCTGCGCTCCGTGAAGCTGAGGATGCTCTTCGCTACTCTGCCGGTAACTTCTACCTCA
- a CDS encoding pyrroline-5-carboxylate reductase, with protein MAGLSNTTLTILGTGNITKPIVKNLLPAIKDGKTDLPFTKIIACVRSEGSESKLNDQFSEYSSILTVSRGDNVKAVQNGDVIVLGVDPADIADVLAQNGIRDALSGKLLISVAAGWTKEKLESTLYGSETTKENASGRAWVIRTLPNIACMVSEGLIAIEKSPTEPQVPAELMDLTKNLFNTIGRTTEVAPRLMNATTAVGGSTPAMWAIICDAFIDASVAVGVPRATAQTMIYQSMKGSAAMLQSGLQPGDLRDQGTSPEGCTIGGIMVLEEAGVRGHLGRALREAVTLARLMETTTHVNDTRPTS; from the exons ATGGCTGGTCTTAGCAATACCACACTCACCATTCTGGGAACAG GAAACATCACAAAGCCCATTGTGAAGAATCTGCTTCCTGCCATCAAGGACGGCAAGACAGATCTGCCTTTCACAAAGATCATCGCTTGTGTGCGATCAGAAGGTTCAGAGTCAAAGCTGAATGACCAGTTTTCAGAGTACAGTAGCATTTTGACTGTTTCTCGTGGCGACAATGTCAAAGCTGTACAAAATGGCGACGTAATCGTCTTGGGTGTTGATCCAGCTGATATCGCCGATGTTCTCGCCCAAAACGGCATTCGAGATGCTCTTTCaggcaagcttctcatcagTGTAGCTGCTGGCTGGACGAAGGAAAAGCTCGAATCTACCCTCTACGGAAGCGAGACTACCAAGGAGAATGCCTCTGGCAGGGCTTGGGTTATTCGTACTCTGCCCAATATTGCATGTATGGTCTCAGAGGGACTCATCGCCATTGAGAAATCACCTACCGAGCCTCAAGTCCCAGCAGAGCTTATGGATCTCACCAAGAacctcttcaacaccatcggcAGAACCACCGAAGTCGCTCCTCGCCTTATGAACGCCACGACAGCCGTTGGAGGATCTACCCCAGCAATGTGGGCTATTATCTGCGACGCCTTCATCGACGCGTCCGTGGCCGTTGGTGTACCCAGGGCTACTGCACAGACTATGATCTACCAATCTATGAAGGGTTCAGCTGCAATGCTGCAGAGTGGACTGCAGCCCGGGGATTTGAGAGACCAGGGGACTTCACCTGAGGGCTGCACTATCGGAGGGATCATGGTTCTAGAAGAAGCGGGAGTAAGGGGCCATCTTGGACGTGCACTACGAGAGGCCGTTACTCTGGCAAGGTTGATGGAGACTACTACCCATGTTAATGATACACGCCCTACTTCATAG